The window TCCCGACATCCCGCGATCCGCCAGGTCCCGCCCTGGGTGGTTTCGAACTCGCTGAAGTCCAGCTGCCAGTCCTGGTTCGGGCCTGTCGGGTTCTTCGCGGAGTGCCGTCAGGAGCCCCTATCCCGAGTGACCCGTGGCACGTCTGGGTCCCCCAGGGGTCCCCGAGCATGCCGCGACTGCCGATCATCGCGATTCAACGGAGGATAGAGTGCGTCGCGAGCGAGGCCTATCGCTGAGGGATCTGCCAGATCAACCCGGAATTCCGCGGAATCACCCGGTGCGACTCGTCGCGGAACTGGTGAGCGGATTCACCTTCTCTCACCCTGCTAAGGTGGAGTCCCCTTACGGGGACCGAGGGTTCAAATCCCTCCGTCTCCGCCACGACCGACTGTCAGCTCGCGCAACGTGCACGCTATTCGGACAGTGCCTCGTCCACCCGGTCGGCGCGGTTCAGAAGCGAGGCGACGCAATGACCTTCGAGCACATCGTCGATCGTCATTGGCGCACGCGACGTCAGGCTTCCGACATGCACCCGAGCCGGCTGCAGAGGGGTGATGTCTGATCCGCCGGTGAGCGTCGCGTGCTACGACTCCAGTGCGTGGGGGCCCTGTCACGCGCGCGGTGAGCGCCGCGGCCTGTCGTCATCGCGGCGGGGCCGGCGTCCCGGGCCGCCCGTGTCGAGTCGGAGTTCGATGAGCCTGCCCGAGATGCGAGTGCTCTCGAGTCTGCTGAGCGTCTCGCGGGACAGATCGGCGGGGAGCTCGACGAGGGAGAAGTCCGGTCGGATCTGAATGGCCCCGAAGTCGTCGCGCTTGAGGCCGCCCTCGTTGGCCAGCGCGCCGACGATCTGGCGCGGCTCGACACGGTGGCGTTTTCCGACGGCGATGCGATAGGTCGCCATCCCCTCCCGTGCGGGGCGAGGCCGTCGTTCGGCGCCGCCCTGCTCGCCGTCCCCACGCCCCGGACGCTCTCCGCGCTCGCGGCGCGCGGGTTCGGGATCGGGCTCGAGCAGCAGCGGCGACTCGCCCTGGGCGACCACCGCGAGGGCAGCCGCGACATCCACCTCGGGCACGTCGTTGTGACGGACGTAGTGGGCGACGATGTCGCGGAAGCGTGCGATGCGTTCGGTCTCGCCGAGGGCTGCCGTGATGCGGTCGTCGAACCGGGCCAGTCGCGTCACGTTGACCTCGTCGACGCTCGGGAGCGGAATCTCGGTCAGCGACTGACGCGTGGCACGCTCGATCGCACGCACGAGCCCGCGCTCGCGCGGGGTGACGAAGCTGATCGCGTCGCCTGACCGCCCGGCCCGCCCGGTGCGTCCGATGCGATGCACGTACGACTCGGTGTCGGTGGGGATGTCGAAGTTCACGACGTGCGAGATGCGCTCGACGTCGAGGCCGCGGGCGGCCACGTCGGTCGCGACGAGGATGTCGAGCTTGCCCGACTTCAGCTGGTTGATGGTCTTCTCGCGGACGGGCTGGGCGACGTCCCCGTTGATCGCCGCCGCCGAGTAGCCGCGCGCTCGAAGCTTCTCGGCGATCTCCTCGGTCACGCTCTTCGTGCGACCGAAGACGATCAACCCGTCGAAGTTCTCCGTCTCGAGGATGCGGGTGAGAGCGTCCATCTTCTGCTGGAACGACACGATGAGGTAGCGCTGGGTGATCGTCGACGACGTCGTCGTCTTGGTCTTGATCGTGATCTCTTCGGGGTCGTGCAGGTATTGCTGCGAGATGCGCCGGATGGCGGCGGGCATCGTCGCCGAGAAGAGGGCCACCTGCTTCGAGTCGGGCGTGTCGGCGAGGATCGTCTCGACGTCTTCGGCGAAGCCCATCTTCAGCATCTCGTCGGCCTCGTCGAGCACGAGGTACTTCAGCTCGCTCAGGTCGAGCGTCCCCTTGTCGAGGTGGTCCATGATGCGCCCGGGGGTTCCGACGATGATGTGCACGCCCCGCCGGAGGGCCGACAGCTGCACACCGTAGCCCTGGCCGCCGTAGACGGGCAGCACGTGCACACCGCGCCGGTGCGATGCGTACTTCTCGAACGCCTCGCACACCTGCAGCGCGAGCTCACGCGTGGGAGCGAGCACCAGGGCCTGCGGTGTCTTCTGCGACACGTCGAGTCGATCCAGAATCGGCAGTGCGAATGCGGCGGTCTTGCCCGTCCCCGTCTGTGCGAGCCCGACCACGTCGCGGCCCGCGAGAAGGGTGGGGATCGTCGCCGCCTGGATCGCCGACGGCGTCTCGTAGCCGACGTCGCGCAGCCCCGCGAGCATCGCATCACCGAGCCCCAGGTCGGCGAAGGTCATCGAGGCGGACTCCTTCGGAGCCTCTTCCTCGATCGGGGCGTCGGGCGTGGTCACCCTTCAGAGTATTGCGGACTCTCCTCGCCCCGGCAGGGTCCCACCCGCACGATCCCCTTCTCGGACGGCGACCTGACGCTGCGTGATCAGTCCGTGACCCACGAACGGGGCCACCACCGCCATGATGAGCCGTATGACAGACCAGGGCGACTCTTCCGAACTGGCGGCGCTCAGAGACCGCGTCCGCGCGCTGGAGAACGAGAACTCCGCACTCGCGGCCGCGGCGAAGCCGGTCCGTGCGGCCGAGGGGTCGCGGTGGCGGGCCGTCGCGTCCGCCCTCCTCATCGTCGTCGCCTCTCTCCTCCTCCCGGTGACGATCGTCGCCGCGTGGGCCCGGATCCAGCTGGTGGACGAGGATGCTTTCGTGCAGACCCTCGCGCCGCTGGTCGACGACCCCGCGGTCCAGCAGCTCATCATCGACGAGACGCTCGACGCCATCGGCGAGCAGGTCGACTTCGAGGCGTTGACGGCGGATGTCTTCGAGGGCATCGCGGACCTCGGCCTCCCGCCGCGGGCCGAGGCGGCGCTCGGGGTGCTTCAGGCGCCGGCGGCGAGCGGGCTGGAGAGTCTGGTCGCGGGAGCGGTGACGACGGTCGTCGAGTCGGATGCCTTCTCGGACGTGTGGGCGACCGCGACGCGGGCCGCACACCGGGCGCTGACGGTCTCTGCCACCTCCGATGGCGGGGGCGTGGTCGTCCGCACCGACGACGGCGTAGGAATTCAGCTCGGAGCGGTCGTCGAGCGCGTCCAGCAGGTGCTCTCGACCGGGATGTCGCGATCGCCCAGCTGATCCCCGAGGTGGACCGGGTGATCATCGTCGGCGAGGGGCAGGGGCTGGAAGCCGTTCGTCTCGGATACGCCCTGGCCGTGACGGTGGGGACGTGGCTGCCGATCGTGACCCTCGCCGTGGCGGCGGGCGGCATCGTGCTCGCCCGCCGGCGCAGCACAGCGATCATCGGCGTCGGGATCGGCTTCGCGCTCGGAGCGGGAAGCCTGGCGGTGTCGTTCCTCGTCGGACGTGCCGCCGTCGGGATCGTCGCCGAACGCCTCGACCTCTCTCCCTCGGCACTGGAGGTGATCTACGGACGCTTCGTCGACGCGATGACCGAGACCGCGGTCGTCTTCACTCTGATCGGCGTGCTCCTCATCGTCGCGGGCTGGCTCGCCGGACGCTCGACCTCTGCGGTCCGTGTGCGGGGCAGCATCCACGGCCTCGATTCCGCCGCGAGACGCGGCCTTCAGGAACGAGGACTGAACACCGGGGGATTCGGGTCGTGGCTCGCCGAGCGGAGGAGGCTCGTCCGGGGCATCGTCGCCGTCCTCGCCGTCATCTGGCTGTTCCTTATCCGACCGATCGGACTCGGTGACGTCTTCCTCGTCGTGGTGACCGCGCTCGTCGTCGCGTGGATCCTGGAGCTTCTTCAGCGCCGGCCGGAGGAGGAGCCGCCGGCCGACGGCGATGCGCCGGATTCTTCACTCGCAGGCGTCGCCGACGCGCCTGCAGCCTCGTCGTCTCGCTGATCAGGCCCCTGCCGTCGCCGACAGGGTCACGCCGTTCACCCGCAGGATCTCCTCCTGGTACGGCGCGATGACGGTGCCCGAGATCCGGCAGTCGAGCACGAGGAAGCGGCGCTCGTCTGCGGGTGTCGCCGCCCACGAGGCGAGGCGGTCGAGGTCGTCCATCCGCTCGACGACGACACCCTCCGCCCCCACTCCGGAGGCGAGCGCGGCGAAGTCGACCTGAGGGATGAGCATCGGCCCGCGGGCGAGGCCCTTCAGCCCGTACAGGTTGATCTCCGCCCCGTAGGCGGCGTCGTTCCAGACCACGGCGAGGCCGCGGCCCTGCGCGACCCGCACGGCGGACTCGAGGTCGGCGAGGGCCATCAGGCCGCCGCCGTCGCCGGTGGTGAGGACGACGGTGGCCTCCGGATGCGCGAGCGCGGCGCCCGGCACGGAGGGCCAGCCGAGGCCGATCGACTGGTAGGCCGTGCCGACCATCATCATCCGATCCGGTGAGGCGACCGGCCAGTACATGTTCGCCCAGCCGATGAAGTGCCCGCCGTCGGAGACGACGACCCGATCGGCGGGCAGGAGCTCGCCGATGCGGGCGGCGACCGAGCGCGGGTCGAGCCGGCTGTCGGGAGCGACGCCGTCGCCCTCGTCGTACCGGCGCAGCGGCGCGAGATCGACCGACTCGCGCCAGCCGCTCGGCGAACCGCCGAGCCGGGCGAGCTCGGCGACGAGCTCCTCGGCGACGAGCCCCGCGTCTGCCCGGACGTAGCCGCCGACATGCGGATGGGTGGCCGTGGGTGCGAGGTCGACCTGGAAGATGCGGGCGCCCGGCGCGAAGAGTTCGCCGAACCGCATCGTGAACTGGTTGAGCGACGCGCCGAACACGACGGCCACATCGGCCTCGCGCACGAGCTCCATCGCGCCTTCGGCGCCGAAGCCCCCGGTCACGCCGAGGTCGTGCTCGCCACGGGGGAAGATCCCGCGGGCCAGGGACGAGCTGGCGGTGATCGCCCCGGTCGCGTCGGCCAGAGCGCCGAGCGCCTCGGCTGCGCCGGCGATCCAGGCGCCGCGACCGGCCAGCAGGAGGGGGCGCTCGGCGTCGCGGAGCGCTTGGGCGATGTCGCGGACGGCGGCTCGGGCGAAAGCGCTGGCCGGTGCCTGCGGCTCGGGCAGGCGCGGCGTCGGTGCATCGGGCACGGGGCCCGCCTCACGCGTCACGACGTCGTAGGGGATGGCCAGCACCACGGGCACCCGGTAGGTCAGCGCGTGCTCGATCGCGATCACGGTGGTGGCGGCGGCATCGGCCCGACCCACGGTGTAGGTGCGGACGCCGACCCCGGCCGCCAGTGCGATCTGGTCGACGTCCCAGGCCCGGGGGCCCGACGTGGGAGCGTCTCCGACGACCAGCACGAGCGGCACGCGTGCCTGGGCGGCCTCGGCCAGGGGCGTGAGGGTGTTGGTGAAACCGGCGCCGTACGTGGCGGTGGCGGCGGCCAATCGTCCGGACGCGCGGTGGTAGGCATCGGCGGCGACGACGGCACCGGCCTCGTGACGGACCGCCGTGAAGGTCGTGGCACCCTCGCGCTCGAGCGCGTCGAGGAAGTAGGCGTTGCCGTTGCCCATCACCCCGAAGACATGCTCGATGTGGCGGGCGAGGGTGGCGGCGACGTGTGCGGAGACGGTGGGCATGACAGAGCCTTTCGGCCCTCACGAGGGTGAGGACGACGTACGGATGCGGGAACCGTATGTGTCTCACACGTGCTGCGCACGGCTGCGTGCCCTTTTTTCGAGCACCGGCCCGATCGTGCGGGTCGGACGGTCAGATCATATACGGAGTGGATGTCGCCGACCAGGCGGGGCCACGCTGTCGGCGTCAGTAGCTCGAGCGGTCGGGCTCCGCGGTATCCGCAGGCGACCACCGCGACGCGAGGGCCTCGGACGTGCGGGCGAGGATCGCCACATCGGCGGCCACGAGCACGAAGGTGGCGCCCCGGTCGACGTAGGCCTGCGCGGCCTCGGGGTCGAAGGCGTTGACTCCGACCGGCCTTCCCGCCGCCCGGACCGCGGCGAACGCACGATGCACGGCAGCGATGACCTCGGGATGCGTCTGCTGCCCGAGCAGCCCGAGCGAGGCGGCGAGATCGCTCGGTCCGACGAACACGCCGTCGACGCCGTCCACGGCGGCGATCTCTCCGGCGGACGCCACCCCCACCACCGTCTCGACCTGGACGAAGAGCGACACGTGCTCGTCGGCGCCGGTGAGGTAGCCGTCGACCCGGTTCCACCGGGCGGAGCGCCCCAGCGCCGACCCGACACCGCGCTGTCCGCGCGGGGGGTAGCGGACGGCCGCTACCGCCGCTTCGGCGTCAGCCGCCGACGAGACCATCGGCACGAGGATGTTCTGCGCACCGAGGTCGAGCACCTGCTTGAGGACGACCGGGTCGTTGCTCGGCACGCGGACGACGGGGGTGATGGGGTAGGCGGCGACGGCCTGCAGCTGTCCGAGCACCGACTCCAGACCGTTCGGGGCGTGCTCCATGTCGATGAGCATCCAGTCCAGGCCCGATCCTGCGCAGATCTCGGCCACGAGGGGTGAGCCCGAGCACACCCACATCCCTGCGAGAGGTCGATCGGATGCCGCGAGCGCGGCGCGCAAGGTCGGACTCAGACGAAGCGGCATGTGATCTTTCCCATCGGTCCGTAATCGCACAGCACCTCGTCGCCGGCTGCCACCCACATAGGCCGGGTGAACGATCCGGCGAGGATGATCTCTCCCGCCTCCAGGCGCGCGCCGTGCTGGTGGAACTTGTTCGCAAGCCACGCGACGCCGGTGGCGGGATGCCCGAGCACGCCGGCGGCGACGCCGGTCTCGACGATCTCGCCGTTTCGCGAGAGCACCCCGGGCACCCACCGCAGGTCGATCTCATCGGGGCGCTTGTGCACGTCGCCGAGCACCATCGCCCCGTAGGCGGCGTTGTCCGAGATCGTGTCGACGATCGTCCGGCCCTCCAGCTCGATGTGGGAGTTCAGTACCTCGAGGGCGGGGACGGCGTAGTCGATCGCGGCGAGCGCGTCGTCGAGCGTGCAGTCGGGCCCTTCCAGCGACCGGCCGAGGACGAAGGCGAGCTCGACCTCGATGCGCACGTTGGAGAACCGGGAGGCGTCGATCTCGTCGCCCGATCGGTAGACGGTGTCGTCGAACATGACACCGTAGTCGGGTTCGCTGATGCCTGTCGCCTCCTGCATCGCCTTGGAGGTGAGACCGATCTTGCGACCGACGAGCCGGCGCCCTTCGGCGATGTTGCGATCCCGCCACACGCCCTGGATCGCGTAGGAGTCCTCGACGGTGGCGTCGGGATAGCGTGCAGTGATCCGGGGGATCACGCCGTTCGTGCGGTCGGCCTCGGCGAGCTCCGCGGCGATCGTCGCGATGGTGTCAGCAGGCAGCATCCGGTGTCCTCCTCTCGCTCAGAGCTGGTTGCCGAGCTTGAACTCGCCGTCGCTCCGCTCCGGCGCCCGGGTGTACGAGAACCCGTCGGCCCCGATGGTCACCGCCATCTCGCTGGAGTCGGTGCGGGCGAGCACCGGCTGGGGATTGCCGTCGAGGTCGAGCACGAGCGAGGCCTCGGTGTACCAGGACGGCACGACGGGGTTCCCCCACCAGTCTCGACGCTGGTTGTCGTGCACGTCCCAGGTGATCACGGGGTTGTCGGGGTCGCCGGTGTAGTAGTCCTGCGTGTAGACCTCGACGCGGTGCCCGTCGGGGTCGCGCAGGTAGAGGTAGAAGGCGTTGGAGACCCCGTGACGGCCGGGCCCGCGCTCGATCGCGTCTGAGCGGCGAAGTGCCCCCAGCTTGTCGCAGATCGCCAGGATGTTGTGCTTCTCGTGCGTGGCGAAGCAGACGTGGTGCATGCGCGGGCCGTCGCCGCCGGTCATCGCCGTGTCGTGAACCGTGGGCTTGCGGCGCATCCACGCGGCATAGACCGTGCCCTCCTCGTCCTGGATGTCCTCGGTCACGCGGAAGCCCAGCGACTGCATGAAGTTCACCGCCCGCGGCACGTCGGGGGTCACCTGGTTGAAGTGGTCCAGCCGCACCAGCTCGCCGGGGCTGTACAGGTCGTACCGCCACGACAGCCGCTCGACGTGCTCGGTGGCGAAGAAGAACTCGTACGGGAACCCGAGCGGGTCGACCACTCGGACCGAATCGCCGATGCCCGTGGTGAACCCGTTCGGCTCGCGCCGCACCTCGCACCCGAGCTCGGTGTAGAACGCCACCGCCCTGTCGAGGTCTTCGGCCGAGCGCACGCGGTACGAGAATGCGGCGACGGCCGCGATCGGGCCCTGGCGCAGCACGAGGTTGTGGTGGATGAACTCCTCGGTCGAGCGGAGGTAGATCACCTCGTCGTCCTCCTCGGTGACGTGCAGACCGAGCACGTCGACGTAGAACTCCCGCGAGGCCGCGAGGTCGGTGACGACGAGTTCCATGTACGCGCAGCGGAGGATGTCGGGCGCCGGGGCGGTCGGGGTGGGGATCGGGTTCGCCGACTGGATCGGCGCCTCCTGGCTCACCCAGAAGCCGGAGGAGGTCGGGGTCATCGTGTCGCGGTGGCTCATGTCAGTCCTCCTTGCCGAACGTGGGGTTGTGCACCGCGCCGAGCGTGATGTGCACGGCCTGCTGGTCGGTATAGAAGTCGATCGACCGGTAGCCGCCCTCGTGACCCAGGCCAGAGGCCTTCACGCCGCCGAAGGGGGTGCGGAGGTCGCGGACGTTGTTGGAATTCAGCCACACCATGCCCGCCTCGATGGACTGCGCGAAATTGTGGGCGCGCTTCAGGTCGTTCGTCCAGACGTACGCCGCCAGTCCGTACTTCACACCGTTCGCGAGCTCGAGCGCCTCTTCCTCGGTGTCGAAGGGGGTGATCGCGACGACCGGGCCGAAGATCTCCTCCTGGAAGATCCGCGCGTCGGGTGCGACATCGGCGAACACCGTCGGCTCGACGAAGTTGCCGGTCTCAAACCCATCGGGGCGGCCCCCGCCGGCCACGAGGCGTCCCTCGGACTTCCCGATCTCGATGTAGCTCATCACCTTCTCGAAGTGCTCGGGGTGCACGAGCGCGCCGACCTCGGTGGCGGGATCGTGCGGATAGCCGACCCGGACCCGCTTCGCCTGGGCGGCGTACCGCTCGACGAAGTCGTCATAGACCTCGCGCTGCACGAGGATGCGGCTCCCCGCCGTGCAGCGCTCGCCGTTGAGCGAGAAGACCCCGAAGATCGTCGCATCGATCGCCGCGGCGAGGTCGGCGTCGGCGAAGACGACCGCCGGCGACTTGCCGCCGAGCTCCATCGACAGGCCTTTGAGGTGCGGCGCGGCGTTGGCGAAGATGGTCTGTCCGGTGCGACTCTCGCCGGTGAAGGAGATCAGCGGCACGTCAGGGTGCTTCACCAGGGCGTCTCCGGCCTCTTCACCGAGGCCGTTGACGAGGTTGAACACGCCCTCGGGCAGGCCTGCCTCCTCGAAGATGCCCGCCCACAGCGACGCCGAGAGCGGTGTGAACTCGGCGGGCTTGAGCACGACGGTGTTTCCGGTCGCGAGAGCCGGACCCAGCTTCCACGACTCGAGCATGAAGGGGGTGTTCCACGGTGTGATGAGGCCGGCGACGCCGATCGGCTTGCGATTGACGTAGTTGATCTGCCGGCCCGGCACCTTGTAGGTGTCGTCTGCCTGAGCGACGATCAGGTCGGCGAAGAAGCGGAAGTTCTCCGCCGCACGTCGGGCCTGCCCGAGGGCCTGGGTGATCGGCAGCCCCGAATCGAACGACTCCAGCTCGGCGAGTCGGGCGTCACGAGACTCGACGATGTCGGCGATGCGGTGGAGGATGCGGGATCGCTCGCGCGGCAGCATCCTCGGCCACGGCCCCTCGGTGAACGCGATCCGCGCGGCGGCGACGGCGCGGTCGATGTCGGCCTTCTTGCCGGCTGCGGCGGTCAGGTAGGTCTCGTTCGAGACCGGGTCGAGGACGTCGAAGGTCGCGCCGTCGACGGAATCGACGAACGTGCCGCCGATGTAGTGCTGGATGTGGTCGGGAAGGTCGGCGGGCATGTGGCGCGCCGTCGCGCGGGTGGCGGTGTCGGTCATGGTTCTCCTTCGCGAGGGTCAAAAGGCCGGGAGGCCGAGGGTCTCGTCGGGGTGCTCGTGGATCATGTAGGCATCGAGCGTGGCCGAGCGGTGGCGCCGGGCGGCCTTCTCGATCTCGCCGAGCGGCGCGCTCGTCTCGATGAGGCGGAGGATGTTCTCGTGCTCCTGCACCGACTCCTGGGCGCGGCCGGGGACGAAGCTGAAGGTCGAGTCGCGGAGGTGGCCGAGGCGCCCCCACTCGGCCTCGACGAGCTCGAGCATCCTCGGGTTCGCGCACTTGCCGTAGAGGGTGGCGTGGAACTCCTGGTTAAGGCGTGTGAACGACCGCGGATCGAAGTCGGCGAGCGACGCGATCATCCGCTCGTTGACCTGGCGCGCGTGACGGATGTCCTCGACGCTCAGCCGCCGGGCGGCCAGGGCCGTGGCGGCCCCCTCGAGGATCGAGAGGGCCTGCATGCTGAAGCGGTACTGCGTGTCGTCGACCATCGACACCCGCGCGCCGACGTTGCGCTCGAAGGTCACGAGCCCTTCCGCCTCGAGCTGGCGGATGGCTTCGCGCACCGGCACCACGCTCATGTCGAGATCGGCGGCGATCGTGCCGAGCACCAGCCGGTAGCCCGGCGTGAACTCCTGCGACGCGATGCGCTCCTTCACCCAGTGGTAGGCGCGCTGCGACTTGCTGAGGCTCGATGCCTGTGCGGTCACCTCTCCGCTCGCCATGCGCGATACCGTTCCTTCCACTCCCCGGCGAGGGGGAACAAGCCCTCCACCGGATGACCCTGGGCGACCTGCTCGGCGATCCAGCCGTCTTCGATCTCCTGCTCGAGGGCCGCGTCGACGACCTCTTCGACCAGCGACGGTGGGATCACGATGACGCCGTCCGCGTCGCCGACGAGGATGTCGCCGGGCTGGACGGTCGTTCCGCCGCAGGCGATGGTGAGGTCGGCATCCCACGGCACGTGGCGGCGTCCGAGGACGGCGGGGTGTGCGCCGGCGGTGTAGACCGGAATGCCGACCGCCGTCACGGCGTCGATGTCGCGAACACCGCCGTCGGTGACGATGCCGGTGGCGCCGCGCGCGTGCGCGCGAATCGCGAGGATGTCGCCGAGCGTGCCCGACCCGGTCTCGCCGCGCGCCTCGATGACGAGCACCTCGCCGTCGCGGACGGCGTCGAACGCCCGCTTCTGCGCGTTGTACCCGCCGCCGTGGCTGTCGAAGAGGTCTTCACGGTTCGGCAGGAAGCGCAGGGTGCGGGCGAGCCCGACAAGCTTCTTGCCGGGGTGGAGAGGCCGGACGCCGTCGATCGTAACGTTGTTCAGGCCGCGCTTGCGCAGCTGCTGCGAGAGCCCCGCGACGGGGGCGCGTTCGAGCTTGTCGCGAAGATCGGCCGAAAGACCCGGGGCGGACTCGGGGGGAAGCCCCGCGGCCTCGCGGGAACCCCACGCCTCGGTGCGTTGGTCGTCGTCGACGGCGGGGAGGGAGCCGACACCCGGGTCGAAGCCCGTCTCGCCCTGCACGACCGTCGTCGTGAGGCGGCC of the Microbacterium invictum genome contains:
- a CDS encoding GntR family transcriptional regulator, yielding MASGEVTAQASSLSKSQRAYHWVKERIASQEFTPGYRLVLGTIAADLDMSVVPVREAIRQLEAEGLVTFERNVGARVSMVDDTQYRFSMQALSILEGAATALAARRLSVEDIRHARQVNERMIASLADFDPRSFTRLNQEFHATLYGKCANPRMLELVEAEWGRLGHLRDSTFSFVPGRAQESVQEHENILRLIETSAPLGEIEKAARRHRSATLDAYMIHEHPDETLGLPAF
- a CDS encoding fumarylacetoacetate hydrolase family protein, with product MSEHTTRGDAADPRFSALPQRPGKIVAVHLSYASRADQRGRRPSAPSYFFKPSSSLARSGDTIERPAGTELLAFEAEVALVIGRDVRSVGVDGAWAHVGWVTASNDFGLYDLRALDKGSNVRSKGRDGYTPLGPRLIDAREIDPADLRVRAWVNGEPAQDDATDGMIFPFAQIVADLSQHMTLERGDVILTGTPAGSSVVVPGDVVEIEVDAPNAPGAPSSGRLTTTVVQGETGFDPGVGSLPAVDDDQRTEAWGSREAAGLPPESAPGLSADLRDKLERAPVAGLSQQLRKRGLNNVTIDGVRPLHPGKKLVGLARTLRFLPNREDLFDSHGGGYNAQKRAFDAVRDGEVLVIEARGETGSGTLGDILAIRAHARGATGIVTDGGVRDIDAVTAVGIPVYTAGAHPAVLGRRHVPWDADLTIACGGTTVQPGDILVGDADGVIVIPPSLVEEVVDAALEQEIEDGWIAEQVAQGHPVEGLFPLAGEWKERYRAWRAER
- the hpaD gene encoding 3,4-dihydroxyphenylacetate 2,3-dioxygenase; this encodes MSHRDTMTPTSSGFWVSQEAPIQSANPIPTPTAPAPDILRCAYMELVVTDLAASREFYVDVLGLHVTEEDDEVIYLRSTEEFIHHNLVLRQGPIAAVAAFSYRVRSAEDLDRAVAFYTELGCEVRREPNGFTTGIGDSVRVVDPLGFPYEFFFATEHVERLSWRYDLYSPGELVRLDHFNQVTPDVPRAVNFMQSLGFRVTEDIQDEEGTVYAAWMRRKPTVHDTAMTGGDGPRMHHVCFATHEKHNILAICDKLGALRRSDAIERGPGRHGVSNAFYLYLRDPDGHRVEVYTQDYYTGDPDNPVITWDVHDNQRRDWWGNPVVPSWYTEASLVLDLDGNPQPVLARTDSSEMAVTIGADGFSYTRAPERSDGEFKLGNQL
- a CDS encoding 2-keto-4-pentenoate hydratase produces the protein MLPADTIATIAAELAEADRTNGVIPRITARYPDATVEDSYAIQGVWRDRNIAEGRRLVGRKIGLTSKAMQEATGISEPDYGVMFDDTVYRSGDEIDASRFSNVRIEVELAFVLGRSLEGPDCTLDDALAAIDYAVPALEVLNSHIELEGRTIVDTISDNAAYGAMVLGDVHKRPDEIDLRWVPGVLSRNGEIVETGVAAGVLGHPATGVAWLANKFHQHGARLEAGEIILAGSFTRPMWVAAGDEVLCDYGPMGKITCRFV
- a CDS encoding DEAD/DEAH box helicase: MTFADLGLGDAMLAGLRDVGYETPSAIQAATIPTLLAGRDVVGLAQTGTGKTAAFALPILDRLDVSQKTPQALVLAPTRELALQVCEAFEKYASHRRGVHVLPVYGGQGYGVQLSALRRGVHIIVGTPGRIMDHLDKGTLDLSELKYLVLDEADEMLKMGFAEDVETILADTPDSKQVALFSATMPAAIRRISQQYLHDPEEITIKTKTTTSSTITQRYLIVSFQQKMDALTRILETENFDGLIVFGRTKSVTEEIAEKLRARGYSAAAINGDVAQPVREKTINQLKSGKLDILVATDVAARGLDVERISHVVNFDIPTDTESYVHRIGRTGRAGRSGDAISFVTPRERGLVRAIERATRQSLTEIPLPSVDEVNVTRLARFDDRITAALGETERIARFRDIVAHYVRHNDVPEVDVAAALAVVAQGESPLLLEPDPEPARRERGERPGRGDGEQGGAERRPRPAREGMATYRIAVGKRHRVEPRQIVGALANEGGLKRDDFGAIQIRPDFSLVELPADLSRETLSRLESTRISGRLIELRLDTGGPGRRPRRDDDRPRRSPRA
- the hpaE gene encoding 5-carboxymethyl-2-hydroxymuconate semialdehyde dehydrogenase, with amino-acid sequence MTDTATRATARHMPADLPDHIQHYIGGTFVDSVDGATFDVLDPVSNETYLTAAAGKKADIDRAVAAARIAFTEGPWPRMLPRERSRILHRIADIVESRDARLAELESFDSGLPITQALGQARRAAENFRFFADLIVAQADDTYKVPGRQINYVNRKPIGVAGLITPWNTPFMLESWKLGPALATGNTVVLKPAEFTPLSASLWAGIFEEAGLPEGVFNLVNGLGEEAGDALVKHPDVPLISFTGESRTGQTIFANAAPHLKGLSMELGGKSPAVVFADADLAAAIDATIFGVFSLNGERCTAGSRILVQREVYDDFVERYAAQAKRVRVGYPHDPATEVGALVHPEHFEKVMSYIEIGKSEGRLVAGGGRPDGFETGNFVEPTVFADVAPDARIFQEEIFGPVVAITPFDTEEEALELANGVKYGLAAYVWTNDLKRAHNFAQSIEAGMVWLNSNNVRDLRTPFGGVKASGLGHEGGYRSIDFYTDQQAVHITLGAVHNPTFGKED
- a CDS encoding HpcH/HpaI aldolase/citrate lyase family protein; translation: MPLRLSPTLRAALAASDRPLAGMWVCSGSPLVAEICAGSGLDWMLIDMEHAPNGLESVLGQLQAVAAYPITPVVRVPSNDPVVLKQVLDLGAQNILVPMVSSAADAEAAVAAVRYPPRGQRGVGSALGRSARWNRVDGYLTGADEHVSLFVQVETVVGVASAGEIAAVDGVDGVFVGPSDLAASLGLLGQQTHPEVIAAVHRAFAAVRAAGRPVGVNAFDPEAAQAYVDRGATFVLVAADVAILARTSEALASRWSPADTAEPDRSSY
- a CDS encoding thiamine pyrophosphate-binding protein → MPTVSAHVAATLARHIEHVFGVMGNGNAYFLDALEREGATTFTAVRHEAGAVVAADAYHRASGRLAAATATYGAGFTNTLTPLAEAAQARVPLVLVVGDAPTSGPRAWDVDQIALAAGVGVRTYTVGRADAAATTVIAIEHALTYRVPVVLAIPYDVVTREAGPVPDAPTPRLPEPQAPASAFARAAVRDIAQALRDAERPLLLAGRGAWIAGAAEALGALADATGAITASSSLARGIFPRGEHDLGVTGGFGAEGAMELVREADVAVVFGASLNQFTMRFGELFAPGARIFQVDLAPTATHPHVGGYVRADAGLVAEELVAELARLGGSPSGWRESVDLAPLRRYDEGDGVAPDSRLDPRSVAARIGELLPADRVVVSDGGHFIGWANMYWPVASPDRMMMVGTAYQSIGLGWPSVPGAALAHPEATVVLTTGDGGGLMALADLESAVRVAQGRGLAVVWNDAAYGAEINLYGLKGLARGPMLIPQVDFAALASGVGAEGVVVERMDDLDRLASWAATPADERRFLVLDCRISGTVIAPYQEEILRVNGVTLSATAGA